A portion of the Bubalus kerabau isolate K-KA32 ecotype Philippines breed swamp buffalo chromosome 1, PCC_UOA_SB_1v2, whole genome shotgun sequence genome contains these proteins:
- the SCAF11 gene encoding protein SCAF11 isoform X1 produces the protein MKKKTIYTLNVGDQDYEDMQGEENKDNPATTGVLYSEADRCPICLSCLLEKEIGFPESCNHVFCLTCILKWAETLPSCPIDRKPFQAVFKFSVSEGCVKVQVKRQLRETKDKKNESSFKKQLSCQENSKSCMRKKIIGEDLLSVKFYDLKMIHRNSKYNEMGGKKNSIIKTNKPRRSNPYTNQCFRNFFSNVFSSSSHTGESSFSRTAYCTEFIEVNEISALIRQKRQELELSWFPDTLPGIGRISFIPWNIEIEVLPLISSVLPRTILPTSTISLENFGTSCKGYTLAHTQEGEEKKQTSGTSNTRGSRRKPAAATPTRRSTRNTRAEPVSQSQRSPVSNVSGCDAPDNNNPSVSVSSSGESEKQTRQAPKRKSVRRGRKLPLLKKKLRSSVPPPEKSSSSDSVDEEVAEPDIPPELEKEHQSDVESINTVQINVESESANGLRSCSEPLKESEECAETHDTEERVETLHSESDTQDPPVLFGGEEEVQKVENTGIEANVLCLESEISASTSKKGNDPLENQDPIAEPSESEIKADIRIDHVPDDSLTCSGSEIEVYQPASNLGELPENAEPIVNEEKVMESPIVKIIDHRDSTVKTEQFIDSPKLESSEGGVIQAVDTKSIESSEVLLLGHVENEDAEIIATCDTSGNETLDSIQDSENSLLKKNLNTKLDKSLEEKTESLVEHPRSTELPKTHVALIQKHFSEDNNEMIPMECDSFCSDQNESEIEPSVNADAKQVNENSVEHSSQKNMSSSDPANEKVETVSQPSENPVDETDKAKKPRTRRSRFHSPSTTWSPNKDTAREKKRSQSPSPKRETGKDSRKSRSPSPKKESVRGRRKSRSQSPKKDSARERRKSQSRSPKRDSAKEGKRSESLSPKRENRRSQSRVKDSSPREKSRSRSRERESDRDGSRRDRDRERRMRRWSRSRSRSRSPSRSRTKSKGSSFGRNDRDNYSPRWKERWANDGWRCPRGNDRYRKSDSEKQNENTRKEKNDISPDADDSNSADKHRNDCPTWVTEKINSGPDPRIRNPEKLKDSHWEENRNENSGNSWNKNFSSAWMSNRGRGNRGRGNHRGGFAYTDQNENRWQNRKPLSGNSNSSGTETFKFVEQQPYKRKSEQEFSFDTPADRSGWTSASSWAVRKTLPADVQNYYSRRGRSSSGPQSGWMRQDEETAEQESNLKDQTNQQGDGSQLPMTMMQPQMSAVQQHMSAHQPVSVFPYPVGVPAPLMSIQRSPFSIPPQLPLHLHTGVPLMQVAAPGGVSQGLPPPPPPPPPSQQVGYIASQPDGKQLQGIPSASHVSNNMSTPVLPAPTAAPGNMGTVQGPSSGNTASSSHSKASNTAVKLAESKVSVTVEASADSSKTDKKLQIQEKAAQEVKLAIKPFYQNKDITKEEYKEIVRKAVDKVCHSKSGEVNSTKVANLVKAYVDKYKYSRKGSQKKTLEEPMSADKNMC, from the exons GTTCAAGTAAAAAGACAGTTGAGAGAAACAAaggacaagaaaaatgaaagctctTTTAAGAAACAGCTATCCTGTCAGGAAAATTCTAAAAGCTGTATGAG AAAAAAGATCATAGGAGAAGATCTATTAAGTGTAAAATTTTATGACCTGAAGATGATACACA GAAACTCTAAATACAATGAaatgggaggaaagaaaaattcAATAATAAAGACAAACAAG CCTCGAAGATCAAATCCATATACAAATCAGTGCTTCAGAAATTTTTTCTCCAATGTCTTTTCTTCTAGTAGTCACACTGGAGAATCTTCTTTTTCCCGTACAGCTTACTG TACAGAATTTATAGAAGTCAATGAGATCAGTGCTTTGATTAGGCAGAAGAGACAGGAACTGGAATTGTCATGGTTTCCTGATACATTACCTGGAATTGGAag aaTTAGTTTTATACCCTGGAATATTGAAATAGAAGTCCTTCCTCTCATCTCTTCTGTGTTGCCAAGAACTATTCTTCCAACAAGTACCATATCTTTAGAAAATTTTG GTACTTCTTGCAAAGGCTATACATTAGCACATACTCAAGAAGGGGAAGAGAAGAAGCAAACTTCTGGTACCTCAAACACCAGAGGATCAAGACGAAAACCTGCAGCAGCAACTCCTACAAGAAGATCTACACGTAACACAAGAGCTGAACCAGTCAGTCAGTCTCAGAGATCCCCAGTATCAAATGTTTCTGGGTGTGATGCCCCGGATAACAATAATCCATCTGTAAGTGTTTCCTCTTCAGGTGAGTCAGAGAAGCAAACAAGGCAGGCTCCAAAACGGAAGTctgtaagaagaggaagaaaactaCCTTTATTGAAAAAGAAACTTCGAAGCTCTGTGCCTCCCCCTGAAAAATCATCTTCCAGTGATTCAGTTGATGAAGAAGTAGCAGAACCTGACATACCACCTGAGTTAGAGAAAGAACACCAATCAGATGTAGAAAGTATTAACACTGTGCAGATAAATGTAGAAAGTGAATCTGCTAATGGCTTAAGAAGTTGCAGTGAGCCATTAAAAGAGAGTGAAGAATGTGCCGAGACCCATGATACAGAGGAAAGAGTAGAAACTTTACATTCTGAGTCTGATACCCAAGATCCTCCTGTGTTAtttggaggggaggaggaagttCAAAAAGTTGAGAATACGGGTATAGAAGCTAATGTTTTATGTCTGGAAAGTGAGATTTCTGCAAGCACttccaaaaaaggaaatgatCCATTAGAAAATCAAGACCCAATAGCTGAACCTTCAGaatcagaaataaaagcagaTATACGTATAGATCATGTTCCAGATGATTCTCTTACATGTTCAGGATCTGAAATTGAAGTATACCAACCTGCATCAAACTTAGGTGAGTTACCTGAGAATGCAGAGCCAATAGTTAATGAAGAAAAAGTTATGGAGAGTCCTATAGTAAAAATTATTGATCATAGAGATTCTACAGTAAAAACAGAACAGTTTATTGACAGTCCCAAATTAGAATCTTCTGAGGGTGGAGTTATACAAGCAGTGGACACAAAATCTATTGAGAGTTCAGAGGTTCTTTTGCTTGGGCATGTTGAAAATGAAGATGCAGAAATAATTGCAACATGTGATACTTCAGGGAATGAAACTCTCGATAGTATTCAAGACTCTGaaaatagtttattaaaaaaaaatcttaacaccAAATTGGACAAATCTTTAGAAGAAAAGACTGAATCTTTGGTTGAACATCCCAGATCTACAGAATTGCCTAAAACTCATGTTGCACTGATTCAGAAGCATTTTAGTGAGGACAATAATGAAATGATACCTATGGAATGTGATTCATTTTGCAGTGACCAAAATGAATCTGAAATCGAACCATCTGTAAATGCTGATGCTAAACAAGTAAATGAAAATTCTGTGGAGCACAGTTCCCAGAAGAATATGTCATCTTCTGATCCTGCAAATGAAAAGGTTGAAACTGTATCTCAACCATCTGAAAACCCAGTAGATGAGACAGATAAAGCCAAAAAGCCTCGTACTCGAAGATCTAGATTTCACTCTCCATCTACAACTTGGTCTCCCAACAAAGACACTGCCCGAGAAAAGAAGCGGTCTCAGTCTCCATCTCCCAAAAGAGAAACTGGAAAAGACAGCAGGAAGTCTAGATCACCGTCTCCTAAGAAAGAATCTGTTAGAGGACGGAGAAAATCTCGTTCTCAGTCCCCCAAAAAGGATAGTgcaagagaaaggaggaaatcTCAGTCTCGGTCTCCAAAAAGAGATAGTGCTAAGGAAGGCAAAAGATCTGAGTCACTCTCCCCAAAAAGGGAGAACAGAAGATCTCAGTCCAGAGTGAAAGATTCCTCCCCAAGAGAAAAATCCAGGTCCCggagcagagaaagagagagtgatAGAGATGGGTCGAGGAGAGACCGGGATAGAGAAAGGAGAATGAGAAGGTGGTCTCGATCCAGATCACGGTCAAGGTCACCATCAAGATCTAGAACAAAAAGTAAGGGTTCATCATTTGGTAGAAATGACAGGGACAATTACTCTCCTCGATGGAAAGAGAGATGGGCGAACGATGGTTGGAGATGTCCACGAGGGAATGATCGATACAGAAAGAGTGACTCggagaaacagaatgaaaatacaagaaaagaaaaaaatgacattagTCCAGATGCTGATGATTCAAATTCTGCTGACAAACATAGAAATGACTGTCCCACTTGggtaacagaaaaaataaattctgggcCTGATCCGAGGATCAGAAATCCAGAAAAGTTAAAAGATTCTCAttgggaagaaaacagaaatgagaatTCAGGGAATTCTTGGAATAAAAACTTTAGTTCAGCTTGGATGTCTAACCGTGGTAGAGGTAACCGTGGTAGAGGTAACCACAGAGGTGGTTTTGCCTATACAGATCAAAATGAAAACAGGTGGCAAAACCGAAAACCCCTCTCAGGGAATTCAAACAGTTCAGGGACTGAGACTTTCAAGTTTGTGGAGCAGCAGCCCTATAAACGAAAAAGTGAGCAAGAGTTCTCCTTTGATACACCAGCCGACAGGTCAGGGTGGACGTCTGCATCGAGTTGGGCTGTAAGAAAGACTCTGCCAGCAGATGTACAGAACTACTACTCCAGACGAGGCAGGAGTTCTTCAGGCCCACAGTCTGGATGGATGAGACAAGACGAGGAGACTGCTGAACAGG aGTCTAACCTGAAAGACCAAACAAACCAACAAGGTGATGGTTCTCAGCTACCTATGACTATGATGCAGCCACAGATGAGCGCGGTGCAGCAGCACATGAGCGCACACCAGCCTGTGAGCGTGTTTCCATATCCAGTGGGCGTTCCTGCTCCTTTGATGAGCATCCAGCGCAGTCCATTCAGCATTCCTCCTCAGCTGCCCTTGCATCTGCACACAGGAGTACCTCTCATGCAGGTGGCGGCTCCTGGCGGTGTATCTCAGGGACTGCCgccaccaccgccccctcccccgccgtCCCAGCAGGTCGGCTACATTGCTTCACAGCCAGATGGAAAGCAGTTGCAG GGTATTCCTAGTGCTTCTCATGTAAGTAATAACATGAGTACACCAGTCTTGCCTGCTCCGACAGCAGCCCCAGGAAATATGGGAACAGTTCAGGGACCAAGTTCTGGTAATACTGCATCATCAAGTCACAGCAAAGCTTCTAATACTGCTGTAAaattggcagaaagcaaagtaaGTGTTACAGTGGAAGCCAGCGCAGATAGCTCGAAGACAGACAAG AAACTGCAAATTCAAGAAAAAGCAGCACAGGAGGTAAAATTGGCCATTAAGCCATTTTATCAAAATAAAGATATCACCAAGGAAGAATATAAAGAGATTGTACGAAAAGCAGTAGATAAA GTGTGTCATAGTAAGAGTGGAGAAGTAAATTCTACTAAAGTGGCAAATCTGGTTAAAGCCTATGTAGACAAATACAAATATTCACGGAAGGGAAGCCAAAAGAAAACTCTGGAAGAACCTATGTCTGCTGATAAAAACATGTGCTGA
- the SCAF11 gene encoding protein SCAF11 isoform X3: MKKKTIYTLNVGDQDYEDMQGEENKDNPATTGVLYSEADRCPICLSCLLEKEIGFPESCNHVFCLTCILKWAETLPSCPIDRKPFQAVFKFSVSEGCVKVQVKRQLRETKDKKNESSFKKQLSCQENSKSCMRKKIIGEDLLSVKFYDLKMIHRNSKYNEMGGKKNSIIKTNKPRRSNPYTNQCFRNFFSNVFSSSSHTGESSFSRTAYCTEFIEVNEISALIRQKRQELELSWFPDTLPGIGRISFIPWNIEIEVLPLISSVLPRTILPTSTISLENFGTSCKGYTLAHTQEGEEKKQTSGTSNTRGSRRKPAAATPTRRSTRNTRAEPVSQSQRSPVSNVSGCDAPDNNNPSVSVSSSGESEKQTRQAPKRKSVRRGRKLPLLKKKLRSSVPPPEKSSSSDSVDEEVAEPDIPPELEKEHQSDVESINTVQINVESESANGLRSCSEPLKESEECAETHDTEERVETLHSESDTQDPPVLFGGEEEVQKVENTGIEANVLCLESEISASTSKKGNDPLENQDPIAEPSESEIKADIRIDHVPDDSLTCSGSEIEVYQPASNLGELPENAEPIVNEEKVMESPIVKIIDHRDSTVKTEQFIDSPKLESSEGGVIQAVDTKSIESSEVLLLGHVENEDAEIIATCDTSGNETLDSIQDSENSLLKKNLNTKLDKSLEEKTESLVEHPRSTELPKTHVALIQKHFSEDNNEMIPMECDSFCSDQNESEIEPSVNADAKQVNENSVEHSSQKNMSSSDPANEKVETVSQPSENPVDETDKAKKPRTRRSRFHSPSTTWSPNKDTAREKKRSQSPSPKRETGKDSRKSRSPSPKKESVRGRRKSRSQSPKKDSARERRKSQSRSPKRDSAKEGKRSESLSPKRENRRSQSRVKDSSPREKSRSRSRERESDRDGSRRDRDRERRMRRWSRSRSRSRSPSRSRTKSKGSSFGRNDRDNYSPRWKERWANDGWRCPRGNDRYRKSDSEKQNENTRKEKNDISPDADDSNSADKHRNDCPTWVTEKINSGPDPRIRNPEKLKDSHWEENRNENSGNSWNKNFSSAWMSNRGRGNRGRGNHRGGFAYTDQNENRWQNRKPLSGNSNSSGTETFKFVEQQPYKRKSEQEFSFDTPADRSGWTSASSWAVRKTLPADVQNYYSRRGRSSSGPQSGWMRQDEETAEQESNLKDQTNQQGDGSQLPMTMMQPQMSAVQQHMSAHQPVSVFPYPVGVPAPLMSIQRSPFSIPPQLPLHLHTGVPLMQVAAPGGVSQGLPPPPPPPPPSQQVGYIASQPDGKQLQKLQIQEKAAQEVKLAIKPFYQNKDITKEEYKEIVRKAVDKVCHSKSGEVNSTKVANLVKAYVDKYKYSRKGSQKKTLEEPMSADKNMC; the protein is encoded by the exons GTTCAAGTAAAAAGACAGTTGAGAGAAACAAaggacaagaaaaatgaaagctctTTTAAGAAACAGCTATCCTGTCAGGAAAATTCTAAAAGCTGTATGAG AAAAAAGATCATAGGAGAAGATCTATTAAGTGTAAAATTTTATGACCTGAAGATGATACACA GAAACTCTAAATACAATGAaatgggaggaaagaaaaattcAATAATAAAGACAAACAAG CCTCGAAGATCAAATCCATATACAAATCAGTGCTTCAGAAATTTTTTCTCCAATGTCTTTTCTTCTAGTAGTCACACTGGAGAATCTTCTTTTTCCCGTACAGCTTACTG TACAGAATTTATAGAAGTCAATGAGATCAGTGCTTTGATTAGGCAGAAGAGACAGGAACTGGAATTGTCATGGTTTCCTGATACATTACCTGGAATTGGAag aaTTAGTTTTATACCCTGGAATATTGAAATAGAAGTCCTTCCTCTCATCTCTTCTGTGTTGCCAAGAACTATTCTTCCAACAAGTACCATATCTTTAGAAAATTTTG GTACTTCTTGCAAAGGCTATACATTAGCACATACTCAAGAAGGGGAAGAGAAGAAGCAAACTTCTGGTACCTCAAACACCAGAGGATCAAGACGAAAACCTGCAGCAGCAACTCCTACAAGAAGATCTACACGTAACACAAGAGCTGAACCAGTCAGTCAGTCTCAGAGATCCCCAGTATCAAATGTTTCTGGGTGTGATGCCCCGGATAACAATAATCCATCTGTAAGTGTTTCCTCTTCAGGTGAGTCAGAGAAGCAAACAAGGCAGGCTCCAAAACGGAAGTctgtaagaagaggaagaaaactaCCTTTATTGAAAAAGAAACTTCGAAGCTCTGTGCCTCCCCCTGAAAAATCATCTTCCAGTGATTCAGTTGATGAAGAAGTAGCAGAACCTGACATACCACCTGAGTTAGAGAAAGAACACCAATCAGATGTAGAAAGTATTAACACTGTGCAGATAAATGTAGAAAGTGAATCTGCTAATGGCTTAAGAAGTTGCAGTGAGCCATTAAAAGAGAGTGAAGAATGTGCCGAGACCCATGATACAGAGGAAAGAGTAGAAACTTTACATTCTGAGTCTGATACCCAAGATCCTCCTGTGTTAtttggaggggaggaggaagttCAAAAAGTTGAGAATACGGGTATAGAAGCTAATGTTTTATGTCTGGAAAGTGAGATTTCTGCAAGCACttccaaaaaaggaaatgatCCATTAGAAAATCAAGACCCAATAGCTGAACCTTCAGaatcagaaataaaagcagaTATACGTATAGATCATGTTCCAGATGATTCTCTTACATGTTCAGGATCTGAAATTGAAGTATACCAACCTGCATCAAACTTAGGTGAGTTACCTGAGAATGCAGAGCCAATAGTTAATGAAGAAAAAGTTATGGAGAGTCCTATAGTAAAAATTATTGATCATAGAGATTCTACAGTAAAAACAGAACAGTTTATTGACAGTCCCAAATTAGAATCTTCTGAGGGTGGAGTTATACAAGCAGTGGACACAAAATCTATTGAGAGTTCAGAGGTTCTTTTGCTTGGGCATGTTGAAAATGAAGATGCAGAAATAATTGCAACATGTGATACTTCAGGGAATGAAACTCTCGATAGTATTCAAGACTCTGaaaatagtttattaaaaaaaaatcttaacaccAAATTGGACAAATCTTTAGAAGAAAAGACTGAATCTTTGGTTGAACATCCCAGATCTACAGAATTGCCTAAAACTCATGTTGCACTGATTCAGAAGCATTTTAGTGAGGACAATAATGAAATGATACCTATGGAATGTGATTCATTTTGCAGTGACCAAAATGAATCTGAAATCGAACCATCTGTAAATGCTGATGCTAAACAAGTAAATGAAAATTCTGTGGAGCACAGTTCCCAGAAGAATATGTCATCTTCTGATCCTGCAAATGAAAAGGTTGAAACTGTATCTCAACCATCTGAAAACCCAGTAGATGAGACAGATAAAGCCAAAAAGCCTCGTACTCGAAGATCTAGATTTCACTCTCCATCTACAACTTGGTCTCCCAACAAAGACACTGCCCGAGAAAAGAAGCGGTCTCAGTCTCCATCTCCCAAAAGAGAAACTGGAAAAGACAGCAGGAAGTCTAGATCACCGTCTCCTAAGAAAGAATCTGTTAGAGGACGGAGAAAATCTCGTTCTCAGTCCCCCAAAAAGGATAGTgcaagagaaaggaggaaatcTCAGTCTCGGTCTCCAAAAAGAGATAGTGCTAAGGAAGGCAAAAGATCTGAGTCACTCTCCCCAAAAAGGGAGAACAGAAGATCTCAGTCCAGAGTGAAAGATTCCTCCCCAAGAGAAAAATCCAGGTCCCggagcagagaaagagagagtgatAGAGATGGGTCGAGGAGAGACCGGGATAGAGAAAGGAGAATGAGAAGGTGGTCTCGATCCAGATCACGGTCAAGGTCACCATCAAGATCTAGAACAAAAAGTAAGGGTTCATCATTTGGTAGAAATGACAGGGACAATTACTCTCCTCGATGGAAAGAGAGATGGGCGAACGATGGTTGGAGATGTCCACGAGGGAATGATCGATACAGAAAGAGTGACTCggagaaacagaatgaaaatacaagaaaagaaaaaaatgacattagTCCAGATGCTGATGATTCAAATTCTGCTGACAAACATAGAAATGACTGTCCCACTTGggtaacagaaaaaataaattctgggcCTGATCCGAGGATCAGAAATCCAGAAAAGTTAAAAGATTCTCAttgggaagaaaacagaaatgagaatTCAGGGAATTCTTGGAATAAAAACTTTAGTTCAGCTTGGATGTCTAACCGTGGTAGAGGTAACCGTGGTAGAGGTAACCACAGAGGTGGTTTTGCCTATACAGATCAAAATGAAAACAGGTGGCAAAACCGAAAACCCCTCTCAGGGAATTCAAACAGTTCAGGGACTGAGACTTTCAAGTTTGTGGAGCAGCAGCCCTATAAACGAAAAAGTGAGCAAGAGTTCTCCTTTGATACACCAGCCGACAGGTCAGGGTGGACGTCTGCATCGAGTTGGGCTGTAAGAAAGACTCTGCCAGCAGATGTACAGAACTACTACTCCAGACGAGGCAGGAGTTCTTCAGGCCCACAGTCTGGATGGATGAGACAAGACGAGGAGACTGCTGAACAGG aGTCTAACCTGAAAGACCAAACAAACCAACAAGGTGATGGTTCTCAGCTACCTATGACTATGATGCAGCCACAGATGAGCGCGGTGCAGCAGCACATGAGCGCACACCAGCCTGTGAGCGTGTTTCCATATCCAGTGGGCGTTCCTGCTCCTTTGATGAGCATCCAGCGCAGTCCATTCAGCATTCCTCCTCAGCTGCCCTTGCATCTGCACACAGGAGTACCTCTCATGCAGGTGGCGGCTCCTGGCGGTGTATCTCAGGGACTGCCgccaccaccgccccctcccccgccgtCCCAGCAGGTCGGCTACATTGCTTCACAGCCAGATGGAAAGCAGTTGCAG AAACTGCAAATTCAAGAAAAAGCAGCACAGGAGGTAAAATTGGCCATTAAGCCATTTTATCAAAATAAAGATATCACCAAGGAAGAATATAAAGAGATTGTACGAAAAGCAGTAGATAAA GTGTGTCATAGTAAGAGTGGAGAAGTAAATTCTACTAAAGTGGCAAATCTGGTTAAAGCCTATGTAGACAAATACAAATATTCACGGAAGGGAAGCCAAAAGAAAACTCTGGAAGAACCTATGTCTGCTGATAAAAACATGTGCTGA